A section of the Etheostoma spectabile isolate EspeVRDwgs_2016 unplaced genomic scaffold, UIUC_Espe_1.0 scaffold00000340, whole genome shotgun sequence genome encodes:
- the LOC116674478 gene encoding C5a anaphylatoxin chemotactic receptor 1 — MGDSWDYGHIFSITNSSDYDNYTLPVFPVNLAPDIQPIQIAALTFYGLVVLLGVPGNALVVWVTGFCMPRSATSIWFLNLALADLLCCLSLPLLMVPIAHDDHWHFGSLACTLVKSLFYLVMYCSVLQLVLISVDRWMLVSRPIWCQNNRRPRQAVCLCVAVWCLALIGSIPQFVYTREIEAGEDKRECLAVHTRLSAWFVTSYRFLLGFFVPFLVIVACHLVVYRRAESGLTRARARSKRTLKVILAVVLSFFLCWLPLHIVDFLSLTVPRNSPHSPKLYLAQVLTLCLAYFNSCLNPLLYVCLGRGFKDSMNRSLRNMLQFISEDPTVKMSITNNDTKSSSTGKETTKI; from the coding sequence ATGGGTGACAGCTGGGACTACGGACATATATTTAGTATAACCAATTCATCTGACTACGATAATTACACACTGCCTGTGTTTCCTGTTAACTTGGCCCCTGATATTCAACCGATCCAGATCGCAGCTCTGACCTTCTACGGCCTTGTGGTCCTGTTGGGTGTACCCGGAAATGCTCTGGTGGTGTGGGTGACAGGGTTCTGCATGCCGCGCTCTGCCACCTCCATCTGGTTCCTGAACCTCGCGCTGGCTGATCTTCTGTGctgcctctccctccctctgctcATGGTCCCTATAGCCCACGATGACCACTGGCACTTTGGCTCGCTGGCATGCACATTAGTCAAAAGCCTGTTCTACCTGGTGATGTACTGCAGCGTCCTGCAGCTGGTTCTGATCAGTGTGGATCGCTGGATGCTGGTCAGCAGACCCATATGGTGTCAGAACAACAGGCGACCTAGGCAGGCTGTGTGCCTTTGTGTTGCTGTCTGGTGCCTGGCCCTGATCGGCAGCATCCCCCAGTTTGTTTACACCAGGGAGATCGAAGCAGGTGAAGACAAGCGAGAGTGCCTGGCGGTACACACTCGACTCAGCGCCTGGTTCGTCACATCCTACCGCTTCCTCCTGGGATTCTTCGTCCCTTTCCTGGTGATTGTAGCGTGTCACTTGGTGGTGTACAGGAGAGCAGAGAGCGGACTGACCCGTGCTCGGGCCCGCTCCAAGCGCACACTGAAGGTCATCCTTGCTGTGGTGCTGAGCTTCTTCCTCTGCTGGCTCCCGCTACACATTGTGGACTTTCTTTCACTGACGGTCCCTCGGAATTCCCCCCACAGCCCCAAACTTTACCTGGCACAGGTTTTAACACTCTGTCTGGCATATTTCAACAGTTGCCTGAACCCGCTGCTCTATGTGTGTCTGGGCCGGGGCTTCAAAGACAGCATGAACCGCTCACTGCGCAACATGCTCCAGTTCATCAGCGAGGACCCTACGGTCAAGATGAGCATCACTAACAACGACACCAAGAGCTCGAGCACCGGGAAGGAGACAACCAAAATCTGA